A genomic region of Eucalyptus grandis isolate ANBG69807.140 chromosome 5, ASM1654582v1, whole genome shotgun sequence contains the following coding sequences:
- the LOC104445234 gene encoding NAC domain-containing protein 73: MTWCNNSDPEGKAIQIVAGDASRGNCIIDPQGSAVRTVTCPSCGHNIELLDQGMIHDLPGLPSGVKFDPNDQEILEHLEAKAAADARKIHPLIDEFIPTLEGENGICYTHPEKLPGVSKDGQVRHFFHRPSKAYTTGTRKRRKVHGDTDGGETRWHKTGKTRPVLIGGAVRGFKKILVLYTNYGRQRKPEKTNWVMHQYHLGDNEEEKDGELVMSKVFYQTQPRQCGASVRDPSLDKRYTKEHQVLHGTSVVDYYNYSNPNFISNYDQVNPNRESPPQLIPNLVVQGDGSSFIQFTPDASKGKLVRNRDGGGG, encoded by the exons ATGACATGGTGCAATAACTCCGATCCGGAGGGGAAAGCAATTCAGATTGTCGCCGGCGATGCTTCTAGAGGCAACTGCATAATCGATCCCCAAGGTAGCGCTGTCCGGACAGTAACGTGTCCTTCATGCGGCCACAATATTGAATTGCTAGATCAG GGCATGATACATGATCTGCCGGGCTTACCGTCTGGGGTGAAGTTTGATCCAAACGACCAAGAAATTCTGGAACATTTGGAGGCGAAAGCAGCGGCCGATGCTCGTAAAATACATCCGCTAATCGATGAATTCATACCAACATTAGAGGGAGAGAATGGGATCTGCTATACCCACCCAGAGAAGCTACCAG GAGTGAGCAAAGATGGGCAAGTTCGCCACTTCTTTCACCGACCTTCGAAGGCGTACACGACCGGGACCAGGAAACGGAGAAAAGTGCATGGCGACACGGACGGGGGTGAGACAAGATGGCACAAGACAGGGAAGACCCGCCCTGTCCTCATTGGCGGGGCAGTGAGAGGGTTCAAGAAAATCTTGGTACTCTACACGAATTACGGAAGGCAAAGGAAGCCCGAGAAGACGAACTGGGTGATGCATCAGTACCACCTCGGTGAcaatgaggaggagaaagaCGGTGAGCTGGTCATGTCCAAGGTTTtctaccaaacgcagcctaggCAATGTGGGGCGAGCGTTCGAGATCCATCGCTAGACAAGAGATACACGAAGGAACATCAGGTGTTGCACGGTACAAGCGTGGTCGATTACTACAACTACAGCAATCctaatttcatttctaattacgACCAAGTGAACCCAAATAGAGAAAGCCCACCACAGTTGATTCCGAATTTGGTGGTACAAGGTGACGGGTCTTCGTTCATCCAGTTCACACCGGATGCAAGCAAGGGGAAGCTTGTAAGAAACAGAGATGGAGGTGGTGGTTGA
- the LOC104445235 gene encoding probable serine/threonine-protein kinase PBL6: protein MESDAKEIGYDLVMALLSSSVIILGILLAISCKKKPVESEDAVPVKVCARAYPLTDIDSATDGFNPTRIIGQGRVGTVYAAALAGGELVAVKRIHPGLVLSQAGFGFSSVIKTISLALHPNIVPIIGLSQGPAERIVVTEFVSLGSLEFYLHQNPDGASLLDWNRRVRIAAGAARGLEYLHEGMVPAVVHGCVKASNILIDANFCARVSDYGLAFLAPRERKGLVGYVDEEYWSGRGGSFLACKETDVYGFGVVLLELLSGRRCEEGFLVKWALPLIKDMRFGELLDPRLVIPSDLKPLVRMARVALACVGNSRKSRPSIAQVVVILNNLEMEICS from the coding sequence ATGGAGAGCGACGCGAAGGAGATCGGTTATGATCTGGTGATGGCTCTATTGTCTTCTTCCGTGATCATTCTCGGGATCCTCCTGGCAATATCGTGCAAGAAGAAGCCGGTCGAGTCTGAAGATGCAGTTCCGGTCAAGGTTTGTGCACGGGCATACCCTTTAACCGATATCGATTCTGCTACGGACGGTTTCAACCCCACGAGAATCATCGGCCAGGGACGGGTCGGGACGGTTTATGCTGCCGCGCTAGCCGGAGGCGAACTCGTTGCCGTGAAGAGGATCCATCCGGGCCTTGTCTTGAGCCAAGCAGGCTTTGGGTTCTCGTCAGTGATCAAGACAATCTCTCTGGCTCTGCACCCGAACATAGTCCCGATCATCGGGCTTTCACAAGGGCCGGCAGAGAGAATCGTGGTAACCGAGTTCGTTAGCTTGGGAAGCTTGGAATTCTATCTACATCAGAACCCGGACGGGGCGTCTCTTCTGGATTGGAACCGACGGGTGCGGATTGCGGCCGGGGCGGCTCGGGGACTCGAGTACCTGCACGAGGGCATGGTGCCTGCTGTAGTCCACGGGTGCGTCAAGGCCTCCAACATCCTGATTGACGCCAATTTCTGCGCTAGGGTCTCCGACTACGGCTTGGCATTCTTGGCGCCACGGGAGAGGAAGGGCCTTGTCGGGTATGTGGATGAAGAGTACTGGAGCGGGAGAGGAGGGTCCTTCTTGGCCTGCAAAGAGACTGATGTCTATGGATTTGGGGTGGTTTTGCTGGAGCTTTTGAGCGGAAGGAGGTGCGAGGAAGGCTTCCTTGTCAAGTGGGCATTGCCTTTGATCAAGGACATGAGGTTTGGCGAGCTCTTGGATCCTAGGCTCGTCATTCCCAGCGACTTGAAGCCTCTCGTGAGGATGGCAAGAGTTGCATTGGCTTGTGTAGGCAATTCAAGAAAGAGCAGGCCTTCCATCGCGCAGGTCGTGGTGATTTTGAACAATTTGGAGATGGAGATTTGCTCCTGA